One stretch of Zingiber officinale cultivar Zhangliang chromosome 6B, Zo_v1.1, whole genome shotgun sequence DNA includes these proteins:
- the LOC121991439 gene encoding probable LRR receptor-like protein kinase At1g51890, with the protein MSTRAVRVTRGGRVEQGGSTKMLSCSLATTSQQPRSSLIGFVSIDCGYSYGNYTDSLTTIFYEPDANYIDTGENNITVADSSWSAQVQQQTFRSFPSGTRNCYHIPNITPRRKYLIRAAFFIGQRLPHILQFDLFLGVNKWQSVQILKPDWVYLAEIITLANDNYFSVCLVNTQSGTPFINFLELRLIDDSMVFQDVNSTVSLVLSERYNVGFNQWIRYPYDTYDRIWRYYNTENNINTSYTVRTLANDPYEVPSTVMRTAGAAKDNTTFTYPMDDPSTGITNPRYYFYLHFAELEYLPSNESRMFQVIMPGDPNPNGATIVPEYLTSSHISIVYDVAIEGDITYFNLTKVATSTRPPLLNAAEIYIAVELTGTPTYYQDFAAMMSLKKMYHMTIWQGDPCVPEEYTWDGVSCAFSDSKPPRVTFLNLSQRELNGSIPSALADLTEIRYL; encoded by the exons GATTCGTGAGCATAGATTGTGGCTATTCCTACGGCAACTACACCGACAGCCTCACCACCATATTCTATGAACCTGATGCCAACTACATCGACACCGGGGAGAACAACATCACCGTCGCCGACTCCAGCTGGTCCGCGCAAGTGCAACAGCAGACATTCCGAAGCTTTCCCTCCGGAACGCGCAACTGCTACCACATCCCCAACATCACCCCACGACGCAAGTACCTCATCCGAGCAGCCTTCTTCATTGGCCAACGCCTCCCCCATATCTTGCAGTTCGATCTCTTTCTCGGCGTCAACAAGTGGCAATCAGTCCAAATCCTTAAGCCTGATTGGGTTTACCTTGCCGAAATCATCACTCTTGCAAATGACAATTATTTCTCAGTTTGTTTAGTTAACACGCAGTCTGGAACCCCTTTTATTAATTTCCTTGAGCTGAGGCTCATCGACGACAGCATGGTTTTTCAGGATGTGAATTCAACTGTTTCCTTGGTTCTATCTGAGAGATACAACGTTGGCTTCAACCAATG GATTAGGTATCCATATGACACGTACGACAGGATTTGGCGTTACTATAACACAGAAAATAACATTAACACCAGTTATACAGTTAGGACACTTGCTAATGATCCTTATGAGGTGCCATCAACCGTCATGCGGACTGCTGGTGCAGCCAAAGATAACACTACTTTTACTTATCCCATGGATGATCCAAGCACTGGAATCACAAATCCCAGATACTACTTCTATTTGCACTTTGCTGAATTAGAATATCTACCTAGCAACGAGAGCAGAATGTTTCAAGTGATCATGCCTGGAGATCCAAATCCAAATGGGGCAACTATTGTCCCAGAATACCTGACATCGAGTCATATAAGCATCGTATACGATGTAGCGATTGAAGGGGATATTACTTATTTTAACCTCACAAAGGTAGCAACTTCCACCCGTCCTCCTTTGCTTAATGCAGCGGAGATCTATATAGCTGTGGAGCTCACAGGGACACCCACGTACTATCAAGATT TTGCTGCTATGATGAGTTTGAAGAAAATGTACCACATGACAATTTGGCAAGGTGATCCATGTGTTCCAGAGGAGTATACATGGGATGGAGTGTCGTGTGCCTTTTCAGATTCCAAACCACCCAGAGTTACATTCCT AAATTTGTCACAGAGAGAATTGAATGGAAGTATACCAAGTGCCCTTGCAGATCTCACAGAAATCAGATATTTGTGA
- the LOC121989146 gene encoding acid phosphatase 1-like, with translation MEPFQSLPFLLLYGSVIAIAIASADSSHSLLRMRIAPAGAGGAADGLFCDSWRLSVETNNAGYWRTIPPKCLEIVVTYVNGDRYLSDSDIIAVDCLSFAETVRIVGDKKDVWVFDIDETLLSNVPYYSVHGFGSEAFNETSFDEWVALARASALPASLRLYDQLLGLGFQIVLLTGRSENQRNATEKNLLLAGYHSWERIILRQTSDFGKPAVSYKSERRATLEAEGFRIHGNSGDQWSDLLGTPMADRSFKLPNPMYYIK, from the exons ATGGAGCCCTTCCAATCCCTTCCTTTCCTTCTCCTCTACGGCTCCGTCATCGCCATCGCCATTGCCTCCGCCGACTCTTCGCACTCCCTCCTCCGCATGCGCATCGCTCCCGCCGGCGCCGGAGGAGCCGCCGATGGCCTCTTCTGCGACAGCTGGAGGCTCTCCGTGGAAACCAACAACGCCGGGTACTGGCGGACCATCCCGCCCAAGTGCCTCGAGATCGTAGTGACCTACGTGAACGGGGACCGCTACTTGTCCGACTCCGATATCATCGCCGTTGACTGCTTGTCCTTCGCCGAGACTGTCCGGATCGTGGGCGACAAGAAGGATGTGTGGGTCTTCGACATCGACGAGACGCTGCTTTCCAATGTTCCCTACTATTCCGTCCACGGATTCGG ATCGGAAGCTTTCAATGAAACTTCATTCGACGAATGGGTGGCCCTGGCGAGGGCTTCGGCTTTACCTGCAAGTCTAAGGTTGTACGATCAACTACTCGGTCTCGGATTTCAGATCGTTCTTCTCACAGGTCGAAGTGAGAATCAAAGAAACGCCACTGAGAAAAACCTGCTGCTCGCTGGTTACCATTCGTGGGAAAGGATTATTTTAAG GCAAACCTCTGACTTCGGTAAGCCCGCGGTGTCGTATAAGTCGGAAAGGCGAGCAACGCTGGAAGCAGAGGGATTCAGGATTCATGGGAACTCGGGGGATCAATGGAGCGATCTGTTGGGTACGCCGATGGCTGATCGCTCCTTTAAGCTCCCTAATCCCATGTATTACATTAAATGA
- the LOC121991440 gene encoding probable LRR receptor-like serine/threonine-protein kinase At1g51880: MLQAHVLSKVHHRNVVTLIGYCKDGNHLGLVYEYIARGSLRDHLSENTTTAKTLSWRQRLQIALEAAQGLEYLHKHCSPPIVHRDVKTSNILLTHNLEAKIADFGLAKTFLHDADTHVSTDVIVGTHGYVDPEYHMTYQLTEKSDVYSFGVILLELVTGLAVFLKCPERNHLAQWVRQKRAEGNVAQLVDPRLQRQYENNVVWKVVDLAIQCTAPVSHQRPTMSEVVVQLKESLEFQAMSKNPKDTFGEAVDKRHEGDSIEMLAFKNREGMLGSVEPTAR, translated from the exons ATGTTGCAGGCTCATGTGTTGTCAAAGGTTCACCACAGAAATGTAGTGACACTGATTGGCTATTGCAAAGATGGCAACCACCTTGGACTTGTTTATGAGTACATTGCTCGAGGAAGTCTAAGAGACCATCTCTCAG AGAATACTACAACTGCCAAAACACTAAGTTGGAGGCAGCGTCTACAGATTGCACTTGAAGCTGCACAAG GGTTGGAATATTTGCACAAGCACTGTTCGCCCCCTATTGTCCACAGAGATGTCAAAACCAGTAACATATTGTTAACTCACAATTTGGAAGCAAAAATAGCAGACTTTGGCTTGGCCAAAACTTTCTTACATGATGCCGATACACACGTGTCGACCGATGTAATCGTCGGCACTCATGGATATGTTGATCCTGA GTACCACATGACTTATCAACTCACTGAGAAGAGTGATGTATACAGCTTCGGAGTTATTCTACTAGAGTTGGTCACTGGACTTGCTGTTTTTCTGAAGTGTCCGGAAAGAAATCATTTAGCTCAATGGGTACGTCAAAAGCGCGCCGAAGGGAATGTGGCTCAACTTGTTGATCCGAGGCTTCAGAGGCAATATGAGAATAATGTGGTTTGGAAGGTCGTAGATCTTGCAATCCAGTGCACTGCTCCAGTCTCGCATCAAAGGCCAACCATGTCTGAAGTGGTGGTGCAGCTGAAGGAGAGCTTGGAATTCCAGGCTATGAGTAAAAATCCCAAGGATACTTTCGGTGAAGCCGTGGATAAGAGGCATGAGGGGGATTCAATTGAAATGTTGGCGTTTAAGAACAGGGAAGGAATGTTGGGCAGTGTTGAACCAACAGCCAGATAA
- the LOC121989143 gene encoding subtilisin-like protease SBT3.10 produces the protein MDSQHLLVSFLLLLFTFNSFQMIAYGSQPSAKLYIVYLGERRHEDPNLVTASHHDLLSSILGSKEEALSSIVYSYRHGFSGFAAMLTYSQALQIGELPEVISIKVSGSVELHTTRSWDYLGLSYGQHQPSGLLQRGKFGEDIIIGVVDSGIWPESKSFNDYGYGPIPSRWKGTCQTGQNFTMNNCNRKIIGARWYTGGIDASNLNVDYKSPRDFNGHGTHTASTAAGSFVSNTSFHGLGVGTARGGAPHARLAIYKALWGRLGKGSDASVLKAIDDAVHDGVDILSLSLGGRFLPSFVTIHAVAKGITVVFSAGNDGPLPQTISNELPWVITVGASTMDRSFPTIITLGNNQKLVGQSLYYTSNDGSNSTELILIESCSTVELNTTDIAGKIAVCADSLYAPGDIPSGAAVAVGSFSKIVISLIEAQAEGVIFSRSPVSLLQVAEKFIYVLVDSDVMLQIVEYIGLSDTSSPTALISPAYNIVGSRVMSPRVAAFSSRGPSLDYPDLIKPDITAPGVSILAAKADAYIFDSGTSMSCPHVSGVAALLKAAHPEWSPAAIKSALVTTAYTTNAYGFPIEADGVPRKLADPFDFGGGHINPNRALDPGLIYDIDPNDYFKFFNCTNDASNCALVDSHLYHLNLPSVSISDLKSSVTIKRTVTNVGNTNTIYRAIVESPPGVKISVEPSVLKFNAFNKVQTFALTFTSLHAVQGDFNFGSLTWCDGEKHLVRIPLAVRVTIQDYFSDTS, from the exons ATGGATTCACAGCATCTTCTAGTTTCCTTTCTTCTGCTTCTCTTCACTTTCAACTCCTTTCAGATGATAGCATATGGAAGTCAACCATCGGCGAAA TTATACATTGTATACCTTGGAGAGAGGAGGCACGAAGATCCAAATCTTGTGACTGCATCACACCATGACTTGTTGTCTTCTATACTTGGAAG TAAGGAAGAAGCTCTGAGCTCAATTGTTTACAGTTATAGACATGGCTTTTCAGGCTTTGCAGCCATGCTTACATATTCCCAAGCTCTACAAATTGGAg AATTACCGGAAGTGATTAGTATAAAGGTAAGTGGCAGTGTTGAACTGCATACAACACGAAGTTGGGACTATCTTGGACTAAGCTATGGCCAACACCAACCCTCGGGTCTGCTTCAAAGAGGCAAGTTTGGCGAAGATATCATTATCGGAGTTGTCGACTCAG GCATTTGGCCAGAATCAAAGAGTTTTAACGACTATGGTTATGGACCGATACCTTCTCGTTGGAAAGGCACGTGTCAAACAGgtcaaaacttcaccatgaaCAATTGCAATCGAAAGATCATCGGTGCAAGATGGTACACCGGAGGCATCGACGCTTCCAATCTCAACGTCGACTACAAATCTCCCCGAGACTTTAATGGCCATGGCACACACACAGCTTCCACCGCAGCAGGTTCATTCGTGTCCAACACGAGCTTTCATGGCCTTGGTGTTGGCACAGCAAGAGGCGGCGCTCCTCATGCTCGGCTAGCTATATACAAGGCGTTATGGGGTCGCCTTGGTAAAGGTTCAGATGCTTCCGTGCTCAAGGCTATCGATGATGCCGTGCATGATGGTGTCGACATCTTGTCACTTTCACTCGGTGGTAGATTTTTACCATCTTTTGTCACAATACATGCTGTAGCAAAGGGGATAACAGTGGTCTTCTCAGCGGGCAATGATGGTCCGCTTCCTCAAACCATTAGCAATGAGCTTCCATGGGTGATTACGGTCGGAGCCAGCACAATGGACCGCTCTTTTCCTACGATTATCACACTCGGAAACAATCAAAAGCTGGTG GGCCAGTCATTGTATTATACATCCAATGATGGATCTAATTCTACAGAATTAATTCTAATTGAAAG TTGTTCAACTGTTGAGTTGAATACCACAGATATAGCAGGAAAGATTGCAGTGTGCGCTGATTCTTTATATGCTCCGGGAGACATTCCTTCTGGTGCTGCTGTTGCCGTTGGCAGTTTCTCCAAAATAGTAATTAGCTTGATAGAAGCTCAGGCAGAAGGTGTTATCTTTTCTCGATCCCCAGTCAGCCTGCTCCAAGTTGCTGAGAAATTTATCTATGTCCTTGTAGACAGTGACGTAATGCTACAAATAGTGGAATATATAGGATTAAG TGACACATCTTCTCCGACGGCCTTGATAAGCCCAGCTTACAATATCGTAGGGAGTAGAGTGATGTCTCCCAGGGTTGCAGCTTTCTCCTCGAGGGGACCAAGTTTAGACTATCCGGATCTTATAAAG CCGGATATCACAGCTCCCGGAGTAAGTATTTTAGCTGCAAAGGCTGATGCATATATTTTTGATTCTGGAACTTCGATGTCATGCCCTCATGTTTCCGGAGTAGCAGCTCTTCTCAAAGCAGCACATCCAGAATGGTCTCCCGCTGCTATTAAATCCGCACTCGTAACTACCG CTTACACGACCAACGCATATGGCTTCCCTATCGAAGCGGATGGAGTTCCTAGAAAGCTCGCTGATCCTTTCGACTTCGGTGGTGGTCACATCAATCCTAACAGAGCTTTGGATCCGGGACTAATTTACGACATTGATCCAAATGATTACTTCAAGTTCTTTAACTGCACTAACGATGCATCAAACTGTGCCTTGGTGGATTCTCATTTGTATCACTTGAATCTGCCCTCCGTATCCATTTCTGATCTCAAATCATCTGTCACAATAAAGAGAACTGTCACGAACGTAGGCAACACAAATACTATATACAGAGCAATAGTAGAATCACCTCCGGGTGTTAAGATTAGTGTGGAGCCCTCGGTCCTCAAGTTCAATGCTTTCAACAAGGTACAGACTTTTGCTCTAACATTCACCTCGCTGCATGCGGTGCAAGGAGACTTCAACTTCGGAAGCTTGACCTGGTGTGATGGGGAAAAGCACTTGGTGCGAATTCCTTTAGCCGTTCGAGTTACTATACAAGATTACTTCTCGGACACCTCCTAA